Proteins encoded in a region of the Acidobacteriota bacterium genome:
- the dinB gene encoding DNA polymerase IV, translating into MDAFYASVEQRDRPALRGRPVAVGGSPASRGVVAAASYEARRFGVRSAMPMARAVRLCPALDIVRPDFQKYRAVSDQVFAIFRSVTPLVEPLSLDEAYLDVTDNAWHEPLGVTVARRVKALIRERTGLTASAGVAPNKFLAKIASAWRKPDGLTVIAPERVETFLQQLPVDALWGVGPVTAERLRERGIERLVDVRQVDPAVLRSAVGSLAEWLVALAHGRDDRRVQPNREAKSSSSECTYAADLVDLDRIREEIAELARENADWLRARDLVARTVTIKVRYGDFATVTRSHSGRPTADAADIVRRAVGLLEKTAAGERPVRLLGAGVHGLAARETIDAGWLPFDER; encoded by the coding sequence ATGGACGCGTTCTACGCGTCGGTCGAGCAGCGCGATCGCCCGGCGCTCAGGGGCCGGCCCGTCGCCGTCGGCGGCTCGCCCGCGTCGCGCGGGGTCGTGGCGGCGGCGAGCTACGAGGCGCGCCGGTTCGGCGTGCGATCGGCGATGCCGATGGCGCGCGCCGTCCGGCTCTGCCCGGCGCTCGACATCGTCCGCCCGGATTTCCAGAAGTACCGCGCCGTGTCCGACCAGGTCTTCGCGATCTTTCGATCCGTCACGCCGCTCGTCGAGCCGCTGTCGCTCGACGAGGCGTATCTCGACGTAACGGACAACGCCTGGCACGAGCCGCTCGGCGTCACGGTCGCGCGGCGCGTCAAGGCGCTCATCCGCGAGCGCACCGGCCTGACGGCCTCGGCCGGCGTCGCGCCCAACAAGTTCCTGGCGAAGATCGCGTCCGCCTGGCGCAAGCCCGACGGCCTGACCGTCATCGCGCCCGAGCGCGTCGAGACGTTCCTTCAGCAGCTTCCGGTCGACGCGCTGTGGGGCGTGGGGCCCGTTACGGCCGAGCGACTGCGCGAGCGGGGCATCGAGCGGCTCGTCGACGTCCGCCAGGTCGATCCCGCCGTGCTGCGCTCGGCCGTCGGCAGCCTCGCCGAGTGGCTGGTCGCACTCGCTCACGGGCGCGACGACCGGCGCGTACAGCCCAACCGCGAGGCGAAGTCGTCGTCGAGCGAGTGCACCTACGCCGCGGACCTCGTCGATCTCGATCGCATCCGGGAGGAGATCGCGGAGCTGGCGCGCGAGAACGCCGACTGGCTTCGCGCGCGCGATCTCGTCGCGCGCACGGTCACGATCAAAGTGCGGTATGGCGACTTCGCCACCGTCACGCGCAGCCACAGCGGCCGGCCCACGGCCGACGCCGCCGACATCGTCCGCCGGGCCGTCGGCCTGCTCGAGAAGACGGCCGCCGGAGAGCGCCCCGTGCGGCTGCTCGGCGCCGGCGTGCACGGCCTCGCCGCGCGCGAGACGATCGATGCCGGATGGCTGCCGTTCGACGAGCGCTGA
- a CDS encoding PD40 domain-containing protein codes for MSNVNALPVLGLTLLGLVGWASAPRQAGPPAQAPAALVYPGERHLANVKQLTSGGENAEAYFSFDGRKLSFQSNRNHGCDQIYTMNVDGSNVKLVSTGQGRTTCSFYYPDNRSIIYASTHLAGAACPPVPSMAQGYVWPIYESYDIFRVNEDGTNLQRLTSAPGYDAEATIAKDGRVVFTSVRDGDMEIYSMNGDGSDVRRLTNLPGPDGGPFFSPDGSKIVFRGRHPQPGPELDDFFRLLKQAIWRPTSLEVYVMDRDGRNLTQVTKTGVGANWAPYWTPDGKRIIYASNAANPRGNNFDLFLIDVDGTGQEQVTFGPTFDGFPMFSPDGTKLVFASNRNAAKEGDTNLFIADWRP; via the coding sequence ATGTCGAACGTGAACGCGCTGCCCGTGCTTGGACTCACCCTGCTCGGCCTCGTCGGCTGGGCGTCCGCGCCCCGCCAGGCCGGGCCGCCGGCGCAGGCGCCGGCGGCGCTCGTCTATCCGGGGGAGCGCCACCTCGCGAACGTGAAGCAGTTGACGTCCGGCGGGGAGAACGCGGAAGCGTACTTCTCGTTCGACGGGCGAAAGCTGAGCTTCCAGTCGAACCGCAACCACGGCTGCGACCAGATCTACACGATGAACGTGGACGGATCGAACGTGAAGCTCGTCAGCACGGGGCAGGGGCGCACGACGTGCAGCTTCTACTATCCGGACAATCGGTCGATCATCTACGCCTCCACGCACCTCGCCGGGGCAGCCTGCCCGCCGGTACCGAGCATGGCGCAGGGCTACGTCTGGCCGATCTACGAGTCGTACGATATCTTCCGCGTGAACGAGGACGGGACGAACCTGCAGCGGCTGACGAGCGCGCCGGGGTACGACGCCGAAGCGACGATCGCGAAGGACGGCCGCGTCGTGTTCACGAGCGTGCGCGACGGCGACATGGAGATCTACTCCATGAACGGCGACGGATCGGACGTGCGGCGCCTGACGAACCTGCCCGGTCCCGACGGCGGGCCGTTCTTCTCGCCCGATGGGTCGAAGATCGTGTTCCGCGGCCGTCATCCGCAGCCCGGCCCGGAGCTCGACGACTTCTTCCGTCTCTTGAAGCAGGCGATCTGGCGGCCGACGTCGCTCGAGGTCTACGTGATGGATCGTGACGGCCGCAATCTGACCCAGGTCACGAAGACGGGCGTCGGCGCCAACTGGGCGCCGTACTGGACGCCCGACGGCAAGCGCATCATCTACGCCTCGAACGCCGCGAACCCGCGCGGCAACAACTTCGATCTGTTCCTCATCGACGTCGACGGCACCGGCCAGGAACAGGTCACGTTCGGTCCGACCTTCGACGGGTTCCCCATGTTCTCGCCCGACGGCACGAAGCTCGTGTTCGCGTCGAACCGCAATGCGGCCAAGGAGGGCGACACCAACCTCTTCATCGCGGACTGGCGGCCCTGA
- a CDS encoding DUF1801 domain-containing protein: MAKRAPRNHEPPSRLIDARIEELGDWRGRVLGRIRALVRAADPAIVEEWKWDVPVWSHDGLICTGETYKQTVKVTFAKGAALPDPSRLFNASLEGRTRRAIDIHEGDEIDEHAFKALVRAAVALNRL; this comes from the coding sequence ATGGCAAAGCGCGCCCCACGAAACCACGAGCCGCCGTCTCGCCTGATCGACGCGCGAATCGAGGAGCTCGGCGATTGGCGAGGCCGGGTGCTCGGCCGGATCCGTGCCCTCGTCCGGGCCGCCGATCCCGCCATCGTCGAGGAGTGGAAGTGGGACGTGCCGGTCTGGTCGCACGACGGCCTGATCTGCACCGGCGAAACCTACAAGCAGACCGTGAAGGTGACGTTCGCGAAGGGTGCGGCCCTGCCGGACCCGTCGCGGCTCTTCAACGCCAGCCTCGAAGGGCGCACCAGGCGGGCGATCGACATCCACGAGGGCGACGAGATCGACGAGCACGCGTTCAAAGCGCTCGTTCGCGCCGCCGTGGCGTTGAACAGACTGTAG